The proteins below come from a single Dryobates pubescens isolate bDryPub1 chromosome 16, bDryPub1.pri, whole genome shotgun sequence genomic window:
- the MAPK9 gene encoding mitogen-activated protein kinase 9 isoform X3: MSDSKCDSQFYSVQVADSTFTVLKRYQQLKPIGSGAQGIVCAAFDTVLGINVAVKKLSRPFQNQTHAKRAYRELVLLKCVNHKNIISLLNVFTPQKSLEEFQDVYLVMELMDANLCQVIHMELDHERMSYLLYQMLCGIKHLHSAGIIHRDLKPSNIVVKSDCTLKILDFGLARTACTNFMMTPYVVTRYYRAPEVILGMGYKENVDIWSVGCIMAEMVLHKVLFPGRDYIDQWNKVIEQLGTPSADFMKKLQPTVRNYVENRPKYPGIKFEELFPDWIFPSESDRDKLKTSQARDLLSKMLVVDPDKRISVDEALRHPYITVWYDPAEAEAPPPQIYDAQLEEREHAIEEWKELIYKEVMDWEERSKNGVVKDQPSAQMQQ; the protein is encoded by the exons ATGAGTGACAGTAAATGTGATAGTCAGTTTTACAGTGTTCAAGTTGCAGATTCAACATTCACTGTTCTAAAACGTTACCAGCAATTGAAGCCCATTGGATCAGGGGCACAGGGCATTGTTTG TGCTGCGTTCGACACAGTCCTCGGAATAAACGTCGCTGTGAAGAAGCTGAGTCGTCCCTTTCAGAATCAAACCCACGCAAAAAGGGCTTACAGAGAGCTTGTTCTTTTGAAATGTGTCAATCACAAAAAT atAATTAGTTTATTAAATGTATTCACACCACAGAAGTCACTAGAAGAATTTCAGGATGT ATATTTGGTTATGGAGCTGATGGATGCAAATTTGTGCCAGGTCATTCACATGGAATTGGATCACGAAAGAATGTCTTACCTTCTTTACCAGATGCTTTGTGGTATCAAACATCTTCACTCAGCTGGTATCATCCACAGA GATTTGAAACCCAGCAACATAGTAGTCAAATCAGATTGTACACTCAAAATCCTTGATTTTGGCCTGGCAAGAACAGCCTGTACTAACTTTATGATGACTCCATACGTAGTAACACGCTATTACCGGGCACCAGAGGTTATCCTTGGAATGGGATATAAGGAGAATG TGGATATCTGGTCTGTTGGGTGCATTATGGCAGAAATGGTCCTCCATAAAGTCCTGTTTCCAGGAAGAGATT ATATTGATCAGTGGAATAAAGTTATTGAACAATTAGGAACACCATCAGCAGACTTCATGAAGAAACTACAGCCTACAGTGAGGAATTATGTAGAAAACAGGCCAAAATATCCTGGTATTAAATTTGAAGAGCTCTTCCCAGACTGGATATTTCCATCAGAATCTGATCGTGACAAGTTAAAAA CCAGCCAAGCTAGAGATCTATTATCAAAAATGCTTGTAGTAGATCCAGACAAGAGAATTTCTGTAGATGAAGCCTTACGTCATCCTTATATTACTGTCTGGTATGACCCAGCTGAAGCAGAAGCT cCTCCACCTCAAATCTATGATGCACAATTGGAAGAAAGAGAACATGCAATTGAAGAATGGAAAG AGTTAATATACAAAGAAGTAATGGATTGGGAAGAAAGGAGCAAGAATGGTGTGGTAAAAGATCAGCCCTCAG CACAGATGCAGCAGTGA
- the MAPK9 gene encoding mitogen-activated protein kinase 9 isoform X1, producing MSDSKCDSQFYSVQVADSTFTVLKRYQQLKPIGSGAQGIVCAAFDTVLGINVAVKKLSRPFQNQTHAKRAYRELVLLKCVNHKNIISLLNVFTPQKSLEEFQDVYLVMELMDANLCQVIHMELDHERMSYLLYQMLCGIKHLHSAGIIHRDLKPSNIVVKSDCTLKILDFGLARTACTNFMMTPYVVTRYYRAPEVILGMGYKENVDIWSVGCIMGELVKGCVIFQGTDHIDQWNKVIEQLGTPSADFMKKLQPTVRNYVENRPKYPGIKFEELFPDWIFPSESDRDKLKTSQARDLLSKMLVVDPDKRISVDEALRHPYITVWYDPAEAEAPPPQIYDAQLEEREHAIEEWKELIYKEVMDWEERSKNGVVKDQPSDAAVNSNTSPSQSSSINDISSMSTEQTLASDTDSSLDALTGPLEGCR from the exons ATGAGTGACAGTAAATGTGATAGTCAGTTTTACAGTGTTCAAGTTGCAGATTCAACATTCACTGTTCTAAAACGTTACCAGCAATTGAAGCCCATTGGATCAGGGGCACAGGGCATTGTTTG TGCTGCGTTCGACACAGTCCTCGGAATAAACGTCGCTGTGAAGAAGCTGAGTCGTCCCTTTCAGAATCAAACCCACGCAAAAAGGGCTTACAGAGAGCTTGTTCTTTTGAAATGTGTCAATCACAAAAAT atAATTAGTTTATTAAATGTATTCACACCACAGAAGTCACTAGAAGAATTTCAGGATGT ATATTTGGTTATGGAGCTGATGGATGCAAATTTGTGCCAGGTCATTCACATGGAATTGGATCACGAAAGAATGTCTTACCTTCTTTACCAGATGCTTTGTGGTATCAAACATCTTCACTCAGCTGGTATCATCCACAGA GATTTGAAACCCAGCAACATAGTAGTCAAATCAGATTGTACACTCAAAATCCTTGATTTTGGCCTGGCAAGAACAGCCTGTACTAACTTTATGATGACTCCATACGTAGTAACACGCTATTACCGGGCACCAGAGGTTATCCTTGGAATGGGATATAAGGAGAATG TTGATATCTGGTCAGTTGGGTGCATCATGGGAGAATTGGTGAAAGGTTGTGTGATATTCCAAGGCACTGATC ATATTGATCAGTGGAATAAAGTTATTGAACAATTAGGAACACCATCAGCAGACTTCATGAAGAAACTACAGCCTACAGTGAGGAATTATGTAGAAAACAGGCCAAAATATCCTGGTATTAAATTTGAAGAGCTCTTCCCAGACTGGATATTTCCATCAGAATCTGATCGTGACAAGTTAAAAA CCAGCCAAGCTAGAGATCTATTATCAAAAATGCTTGTAGTAGATCCAGACAAGAGAATTTCTGTAGATGAAGCCTTACGTCATCCTTATATTACTGTCTGGTATGACCCAGCTGAAGCAGAAGCT cCTCCACCTCAAATCTATGATGCACAATTGGAAGAAAGAGAACATGCAATTGAAGAATGGAAAG AGTTAATATACAAAGAAGTAATGGATTGGGAAGAAAGGAGCAAGAATGGTGTGGTAAAAGATCAGCCCTCAG ATGCAGCAGTGAATAGCAACACCAGTCCTTCCCAGTCATCATCTATCAATGACATTTCATCCATGTCAACAGAGCAAACATTGGCCTCAGATACAGACAGCAGCCTCGATGCCTTGACAGGACCCCTCGAAGGATGTCGATGA
- the MAPK9 gene encoding mitogen-activated protein kinase 9 isoform X2, with translation MSDSKCDSQFYSVQVADSTFTVLKRYQQLKPIGSGAQGIVCAAFDTVLGINVAVKKLSRPFQNQTHAKRAYRELVLLKCVNHKNIISLLNVFTPQKSLEEFQDVYLVMELMDANLCQVIHMELDHERMSYLLYQMLCGIKHLHSAGIIHRDLKPSNIVVKSDCTLKILDFGLARTACTNFMMTPYVVTRYYRAPEVILGMGYKENVDIWSVGCIMAEMVLHKVLFPGRDYIDQWNKVIEQLGTPSADFMKKLQPTVRNYVENRPKYPGIKFEELFPDWIFPSESDRDKLKTSQARDLLSKMLVVDPDKRISVDEALRHPYITVWYDPAEAEAPPPQIYDAQLEEREHAIEEWKELIYKEVMDWEERSKNGVVKDQPSDAAVNSNTSPSQSSSINDISSMSTEQTLASDTDSSLDALTGPLEGCR, from the exons ATGAGTGACAGTAAATGTGATAGTCAGTTTTACAGTGTTCAAGTTGCAGATTCAACATTCACTGTTCTAAAACGTTACCAGCAATTGAAGCCCATTGGATCAGGGGCACAGGGCATTGTTTG TGCTGCGTTCGACACAGTCCTCGGAATAAACGTCGCTGTGAAGAAGCTGAGTCGTCCCTTTCAGAATCAAACCCACGCAAAAAGGGCTTACAGAGAGCTTGTTCTTTTGAAATGTGTCAATCACAAAAAT atAATTAGTTTATTAAATGTATTCACACCACAGAAGTCACTAGAAGAATTTCAGGATGT ATATTTGGTTATGGAGCTGATGGATGCAAATTTGTGCCAGGTCATTCACATGGAATTGGATCACGAAAGAATGTCTTACCTTCTTTACCAGATGCTTTGTGGTATCAAACATCTTCACTCAGCTGGTATCATCCACAGA GATTTGAAACCCAGCAACATAGTAGTCAAATCAGATTGTACACTCAAAATCCTTGATTTTGGCCTGGCAAGAACAGCCTGTACTAACTTTATGATGACTCCATACGTAGTAACACGCTATTACCGGGCACCAGAGGTTATCCTTGGAATGGGATATAAGGAGAATG TGGATATCTGGTCTGTTGGGTGCATTATGGCAGAAATGGTCCTCCATAAAGTCCTGTTTCCAGGAAGAGATT ATATTGATCAGTGGAATAAAGTTATTGAACAATTAGGAACACCATCAGCAGACTTCATGAAGAAACTACAGCCTACAGTGAGGAATTATGTAGAAAACAGGCCAAAATATCCTGGTATTAAATTTGAAGAGCTCTTCCCAGACTGGATATTTCCATCAGAATCTGATCGTGACAAGTTAAAAA CCAGCCAAGCTAGAGATCTATTATCAAAAATGCTTGTAGTAGATCCAGACAAGAGAATTTCTGTAGATGAAGCCTTACGTCATCCTTATATTACTGTCTGGTATGACCCAGCTGAAGCAGAAGCT cCTCCACCTCAAATCTATGATGCACAATTGGAAGAAAGAGAACATGCAATTGAAGAATGGAAAG AGTTAATATACAAAGAAGTAATGGATTGGGAAGAAAGGAGCAAGAATGGTGTGGTAAAAGATCAGCCCTCAG ATGCAGCAGTGAATAGCAACACCAGTCCTTCCCAGTCATCATCTATCAATGACATTTCATCCATGTCAACAGAGCAAACATTGGCCTCAGATACAGACAGCAGCCTCGATGCCTTGACAGGACCCCTCGAAGGATGTCGATGA